The proteins below come from a single Mycolicibacterium sp. TY81 genomic window:
- a CDS encoding HNH endonuclease signature motif containing protein gives MGITPDLTTSLDALRGMQVPDDMPAGDAVEAMTYVMKMRNVIDHLAAMLTGVLDRCGAAAAQGRTPRELLMALGCAPSVAERFIRVSGALPALPTLAAHAADGAISGEHVDAIVKGINHIRARAPGEVSEEARFAQVTDLLGQFFSGATPADIDKRARRLGNRVAAAEGGLPAAEDRSINTVEHRVTSDGRVQVRADLDVEVGAKLVAAIEEHSAPRPEPDGSPDTRTASRRRADALEAVLDIAARGGDTASAPRTQLLITVPADAPDLAALEFIGSISTMTLERICCDTTVTTIIVDGEQVPLDMGREKRLFPAHLRKALYHRDQCCIKCGAPPGRTHAHHIIHWTHHGETSLANGCLLCPACHANVHHDGWDVVMGLDKHPWLIPPAAVDPHRKPIPAHNRRTMRLDSAA, from the coding sequence ATGGGAATCACACCGGATCTCACCACCAGCCTCGACGCCCTCCGCGGCATGCAGGTCCCCGACGACATGCCCGCGGGCGACGCGGTGGAGGCGATGACGTACGTGATGAAAATGCGCAATGTGATCGATCATCTGGCGGCGATGCTGACCGGGGTGCTGGATCGCTGCGGTGCCGCGGCGGCGCAGGGCCGGACGCCACGGGAGTTGTTGATGGCGTTGGGGTGTGCGCCGTCGGTGGCCGAGCGCTTTATCCGGGTATCGGGAGCCTTGCCGGCATTGCCCACGCTCGCGGCCCATGCCGCCGACGGTGCGATCTCCGGTGAGCATGTCGATGCGATCGTCAAAGGCATCAACCACATCCGCGCCCGCGCACCCGGTGAGGTTAGCGAGGAAGCCCGCTTCGCGCAGGTGACCGATCTGCTGGGGCAGTTCTTCTCCGGCGCCACCCCCGCCGACATCGACAAACGCGCCCGCCGGCTGGGCAACCGAGTCGCCGCCGCCGAAGGGGGCCTGCCGGCCGCCGAGGACCGGTCGATCAACACCGTCGAGCACCGCGTCACCTCCGATGGTCGGGTGCAGGTGCGCGCGGACTTGGACGTGGAGGTGGGCGCCAAGCTGGTCGCAGCGATCGAGGAACACTCGGCACCGCGGCCAGAACCCGACGGCAGCCCCGACACCCGCACGGCCTCCCGGCGCCGCGCTGACGCGTTAGAGGCGGTGCTGGACATCGCCGCCCGCGGCGGCGACACCGCATCCGCGCCGCGCACCCAACTGCTGATCACCGTCCCGGCGGATGCCCCGGATTTGGCGGCGTTGGAATTCATCGGATCGATCAGCACCATGACCCTGGAACGAATCTGCTGCGACACCACCGTCACCACGATCATCGTCGACGGCGAACAGGTACCCCTGGACATGGGCCGGGAGAAACGCCTGTTCCCGGCGCACCTACGCAAAGCCCTCTATCACCGCGATCAGTGCTGCATCAAATGCGGCGCCCCACCCGGACGCACCCACGCCCACCACATCATCCACTGGACCCACCACGGTGAGACATCACTAGCCAACGGGTGCCTGCTGTGCCCGGCCTGCCACGCCAACGTCCACCACGACGGCTGGGACGTCGTCATGGGCCTGGACAAACACCCCTGGCTCATCCCACCCGCGGCCGTCGACCCACACCGAAAACCCATCCCCGCCCACAACCGCCGCACCATGCGCCTCGACAGCGCCGCATAA
- a CDS encoding DUF3558 domain-containing protein: MTRRKLAGAVAVMSALALVGCARSVEGTAMKEGAGGGSEHSADSYPNLLKECDVLTNDVLAKTVGADPLDIQSTFVGAVCRWQALNQSAGLIDITRFWYEQGSLDEETKVAQHLNYKYESKAIAGVKSIIMHPNDPNGSCGVASDAAGVVGWWVNPQGPGADTCGMATKLMELTLATNS, from the coding sequence ATGACACGACGGAAACTGGCTGGAGCGGTCGCCGTGATGTCGGCGCTGGCGCTGGTGGGTTGCGCGCGCTCGGTCGAGGGCACCGCGATGAAAGAAGGCGCCGGCGGCGGCAGCGAGCACTCGGCGGATTCGTACCCGAACCTGCTCAAAGAGTGCGACGTGCTGACCAATGACGTGCTGGCCAAGACGGTCGGCGCGGATCCGCTGGACATCCAGAGCACCTTCGTGGGTGCGGTGTGCCGGTGGCAGGCGCTGAACCAGTCCGCGGGCCTCATCGACATCACCCGGTTCTGGTACGAGCAGGGCAGCCTCGATGAGGAGACCAAGGTCGCCCAGCATCTGAACTACAAGTACGAGTCCAAAGCGATCGCCGGTGTGAAGTCGATCATCATGCATCCGAACGACCCCAACGGTTCGTGCGGCGTGGCCAGTGACGCTGCCGGTGTCGTGGGCTGGTGGGTCAATCCGCAGGGGCCGGGCGCCGACACCTGCGGTATGGCCACCAAACTGATGGAGCTGACGCTCGCCACCAACTCCTAA
- a CDS encoding ABC transporter ATP-binding protein, with amino-acid sequence MLASGQRSENFRGTALRLVKQLAPQRGRVIVVMLLGIAGIAVGVIGPRILGHATDLLFNGVLGRGLPAGISREQAVAAARARGDNTFADLLAGSDVVPGQGVDFTAIGHVLTLALLLYLVSAVMVWAEARLLNTIVQRTMFMLRSHVEDKIHRLPLSYFDSRPRGELLSRVTNDIDNVQTSLTITVSQLLTSALTVVAVLAAMIWISPLLALITVLTVPFTLLATRIITKRSRQQFMAQWRNTGRLNAHIEETYSGFTVVKTYGHRALAEEKFRELNDDVYQASFGAQSLSGLVSPITTFIGNVSYVGVAVVGGIQVATGQISLGSIQAFIQYVRQFNQPLTQIASMYNTMQSGMASAERVFEFLDADEEAGFVAGQVLGGGSAVPDRGSVAADRGSVAPGPGEAAAGSSTAAPDLVEFERVNFSYVPGTPVIEDLSFVAEPGTTVAIVGPTGAGKTTLVNLLMRFYEPDSGRILLGGRDIATMSRAELRSHIGMVLQDTWLIAGTIYDNIAYGRPDATEAEVIEAARTARVDHFVHTLPNGYQTRLNENGVNISAGEKQLITIARALVRQPQLLILDEATSSVDSRTELLIAQATAELRRNRTSFIIAHRLSTIRDADLILVVQAGRIVERGSHDELLQRRGAYWKMTQA; translated from the coding sequence ATGCTGGCTTCGGGTCAGCGGTCGGAGAACTTCCGCGGTACGGCGCTGCGGTTGGTGAAACAGCTGGCACCGCAACGCGGTCGGGTGATCGTGGTGATGCTGTTGGGCATCGCCGGGATCGCCGTCGGCGTGATCGGACCGCGCATCCTGGGCCATGCCACCGACCTGTTGTTCAATGGGGTTCTGGGCCGCGGGCTGCCGGCGGGCATCAGCCGTGAGCAGGCGGTGGCAGCGGCGCGGGCCCGGGGCGACAACACCTTTGCCGACCTGCTCGCCGGGTCCGACGTCGTTCCGGGACAGGGCGTGGACTTCACTGCGATCGGCCACGTGCTGACGCTCGCGCTGCTCCTGTATCTGGTTTCTGCGGTGATGGTGTGGGCCGAGGCACGACTGCTCAACACCATCGTGCAGCGCACCATGTTCATGCTGCGCTCCCACGTCGAGGACAAGATTCACCGGCTGCCGTTGTCCTACTTCGATTCCCGGCCCCGCGGGGAGCTTCTCAGCCGCGTCACCAACGACATCGACAACGTCCAGACGTCGTTGACGATCACCGTCAGCCAACTGCTGACCTCGGCGCTGACCGTGGTGGCGGTGCTGGCGGCGATGATCTGGATTTCGCCGCTGCTGGCGTTGATCACCGTGCTGACGGTGCCGTTCACCTTGCTGGCGACGCGCATCATCACCAAACGATCGCGGCAACAGTTCATGGCGCAGTGGCGCAACACCGGCCGACTCAACGCTCACATCGAAGAGACCTACAGCGGCTTCACCGTCGTCAAGACGTATGGCCACCGGGCACTCGCCGAGGAGAAGTTCCGCGAGCTGAATGACGATGTGTACCAGGCGAGTTTCGGGGCGCAGTCGCTGTCCGGACTGGTCTCCCCGATCACGACGTTCATCGGCAACGTCAGCTATGTCGGCGTCGCGGTGGTCGGCGGTATCCAGGTGGCGACCGGGCAGATCAGCCTGGGCAGCATCCAGGCATTCATCCAGTACGTGCGGCAGTTCAACCAGCCCTTGACCCAGATCGCGTCGATGTACAACACCATGCAGTCCGGGATGGCCAGCGCCGAGCGGGTTTTCGAGTTCCTGGATGCTGACGAAGAGGCCGGATTCGTGGCTGGGCAGGTGCTTGGCGGTGGCTCGGCCGTGCCGGACCGGGGCTCGGTTGCGGCGGACCGCGGTTCGGTTGCACCTGGCCCTGGCGAAGCCGCGGCCGGCAGTTCCACGGCTGCGCCGGACCTCGTCGAGTTCGAGCGGGTCAACTTCTCCTACGTACCCGGGACCCCTGTCATCGAGGACCTGTCGTTCGTCGCCGAACCGGGCACCACCGTGGCCATCGTCGGGCCGACCGGGGCCGGAAAGACCACGCTGGTGAATCTGCTGATGCGGTTCTACGAGCCGGATTCCGGCCGAATCCTGTTGGGCGGCCGCGACATCGCGACGATGAGCCGCGCCGAGCTGCGGTCGCATATCGGCATGGTGCTGCAGGACACATGGCTGATTGCCGGCACCATCTACGACAACATCGCCTACGGACGTCCCGACGCCACCGAGGCCGAGGTGATCGAGGCGGCCCGTACCGCGCGCGTCGACCACTTCGTGCACACGCTGCCGAACGGGTACCAGACGCGGCTCAACGAGAACGGCGTGAACATCAGCGCCGGCGAGAAGCAGCTGATCACCATTGCCCGCGCGCTGGTCCGGCAACCCCAGCTGTTGATCCTCGACGAGGCCACCAGTTCCGTCGACAGCCGCACCGAGCTGCTGATCGCCCAAGCCACCGCGGAGCTGCGCCGTAATCGGACCAGTTTCATTATCGCGCATCGACTTTCCACCATCCGAGATGCCGATCTGATCCTCGTGGTGCAGGCCGGGCGCATCGTCGAGCGTGGGTCCCACGACGAGCTGCTCCAGCGACGCGGGGCCTACTGGAAGATGACGCAGGCCTGA
- a CDS encoding isoprenylcysteine carboxylmethyltransferase family protein translates to MGSTASLRRQSLVRSAVFTVVVPGTMAGLIPYSLTGWRRIGDLFGVPGTWIGGVVLIALGLPVLLAAIYKFASDGLGTPLPAAPTQNLVVTGPHRYVRNPMYLAVAAVIVGQALVLGQPVLLWYAVFFVLGTAAFVYFYEQPALLRQFGDEYRRYCESVPAWLPRVTPYRP, encoded by the coding sequence ATGGGCTCGACGGCGTCCCTGCGCCGCCAAAGCCTGGTGCGCAGTGCGGTTTTCACCGTCGTCGTGCCCGGCACCATGGCCGGCCTGATCCCATATTCGCTGACCGGTTGGCGGCGGATCGGTGACCTGTTCGGCGTGCCCGGCACATGGATCGGCGGCGTGGTGCTGATCGCTCTGGGCCTCCCGGTGCTGCTCGCGGCAATCTACAAATTCGCCAGTGATGGGCTCGGCACGCCCCTGCCGGCCGCGCCGACGCAGAACTTGGTCGTGACGGGCCCGCACCGGTACGTCCGCAACCCGATGTACCTCGCGGTCGCTGCCGTCATCGTTGGTCAGGCGCTGGTCCTCGGCCAGCCGGTACTGCTTTGGTATGCAGTCTTTTTCGTGCTTGGGACGGCCGCGTTCGTCTACTTCTATGAGCAACCCGCGCTGCTGAGGCAGTTCGGCGACGAGTACCGGCGCTACTGCGAGTCGGTACCTGCCTGGCTGCCGAGGGTCACGCCGTATCGGCCGTAG
- a CDS encoding DUF3558 domain-containing protein — MIPAMSACSDDGNGGTAQAGGQSGPAASGPAKHGPMFPVCGGVSDQTVSQLTQVTGLVNTAKNSVGCQWLVNGGILGPHFSFTWYRGSPIGRERKTEERTRADVSDININGHSGFVALGEDPMIGKSLCEVGIQFDDDFIEWSISFSQKPFPEPCDIAKELARQSIANAK; from the coding sequence ATGATTCCGGCGATGTCCGCCTGCTCGGACGACGGCAACGGCGGCACCGCTCAGGCGGGCGGCCAGTCGGGCCCCGCTGCCTCGGGCCCGGCAAAGCACGGCCCGATGTTCCCGGTGTGCGGCGGCGTCAGCGATCAGACCGTCAGCCAGCTGACCCAGGTCACCGGCCTCGTGAACACCGCGAAGAACTCCGTGGGGTGCCAGTGGCTGGTCAACGGTGGCATCCTCGGCCCGCACTTCTCCTTCACCTGGTACCGCGGCAGCCCAATCGGCCGCGAACGCAAGACCGAGGAACGGACACGGGCCGACGTCAGCGACATCAACATCAACGGCCACTCCGGTTTCGTCGCGCTCGGTGAGGACCCGATGATCGGCAAGAGCCTGTGTGAGGTCGGCATCCAGTTCGACGACGACTTCATCGAATGGTCCATCAGCTTCTCCCAGAAGCCGTTCCCCGAACCGTGCGACATCGCCAAGGAACTGGCCCGGCAATCGATTGCGAACGCGAAATGA
- a CDS encoding ABC transporter ATP-binding protein has product MLWALLRQYTRPYRRQLTVVATLQLISTLASLYLPTLNARIIDHGVARGDTGVIGRLGAVMLGVSALQVLCAIGAVYFGSRAGMGFGRDLRWAVFRQVLGWSNAEAVRFGAPTLMTRTTNDVQQIQVLVQMTCTILITAPIMCIGGIAMAVHQNAGLSWLLLVSVPVMAVCNYLIISRLLPLFRRMQRLIDNINRVLREQLTGIRVVRAFSRDDAERARFADANHDLTDTTLTVGRWQALMLPATTLVVNLSSVAVIWFGGIRIDHGQMQVGSLIAFLSYFMQILMAVLMVTIVLVILPRASVCAERITDVLATEPSIVAPAAPVVPEVRRGDVRVEAATFGYPGADDPVLHGVSLTASPGTVTAVVGSTGSGKSTLMALLCRMYDVTSGSVMVDGVDVRDYDPEQLWSMIGVVPQRGHAFSGTVADNLRFGKADATEDEMWAALDVASADFVADHPDGLGMPVAQGGTNFSGGQRQRLAIARAVVRRPAVYLFDDAFSALDVHTDARVRDALSVVAAEATVIIVAQRLSTVAVADQIVVLDNGHVVGVGTHSELIESCPVYREFADSQAVVAGGLA; this is encoded by the coding sequence ATGCTCTGGGCACTGCTGCGGCAGTACACGAGGCCGTATCGGCGGCAGCTGACGGTGGTGGCGACGCTGCAACTGATCAGCACGCTGGCCTCGCTGTATCTGCCGACGCTCAATGCCCGCATCATCGACCACGGCGTGGCGCGCGGCGACACCGGCGTGATCGGGCGGCTCGGGGCCGTCATGCTCGGCGTCAGTGCGCTGCAGGTGCTGTGCGCCATCGGCGCCGTCTACTTCGGTTCCCGCGCCGGCATGGGCTTCGGCCGCGACCTGCGCTGGGCCGTGTTCCGCCAGGTGCTCGGCTGGTCCAACGCCGAAGCCGTGCGATTCGGGGCGCCCACGCTGATGACCCGCACCACCAATGACGTCCAGCAAATCCAGGTACTGGTGCAGATGACCTGCACCATACTGATCACCGCGCCGATCATGTGCATCGGCGGCATCGCGATGGCCGTGCACCAGAACGCCGGCCTGTCGTGGCTGCTGCTCGTCAGCGTGCCGGTGATGGCGGTGTGCAACTACCTGATCATCTCCCGGCTGCTGCCGCTGTTCCGCCGCATGCAACGGTTGATCGACAACATCAATCGGGTGCTGCGCGAACAGCTCACCGGCATTCGCGTGGTTCGGGCCTTCTCGCGCGACGACGCCGAACGCGCCCGGTTCGCGGACGCGAATCACGACCTGACCGACACCACGCTGACCGTCGGGCGGTGGCAGGCACTGATGCTGCCCGCCACCACTCTCGTGGTGAATCTGTCCAGCGTTGCGGTGATCTGGTTCGGCGGCATCCGCATCGATCACGGCCAGATGCAGGTCGGGTCGCTGATCGCGTTCCTCTCGTACTTCATGCAGATCCTGATGGCCGTGCTGATGGTGACGATCGTGCTGGTGATCCTGCCGCGCGCGTCGGTGTGCGCCGAGCGGATCACCGATGTGCTCGCGACCGAGCCGTCGATCGTGGCGCCCGCTGCGCCCGTGGTGCCGGAGGTCCGGCGCGGGGACGTACGGGTGGAGGCAGCCACCTTCGGGTATCCCGGGGCCGACGACCCTGTGCTGCACGGCGTTTCGCTGACCGCTTCACCCGGGACGGTGACGGCCGTCGTGGGATCGACCGGCTCCGGAAAGTCGACACTGATGGCGCTGCTGTGCCGGATGTACGACGTCACGTCCGGCTCCGTGATGGTCGACGGCGTCGACGTGCGGGACTACGACCCCGAACAGCTGTGGTCGATGATCGGGGTGGTGCCGCAGCGCGGGCATGCGTTCTCCGGCACGGTCGCCGACAACCTGCGGTTCGGCAAGGCCGATGCGACCGAGGACGAGATGTGGGCGGCGCTCGATGTCGCCTCGGCCGATTTCGTGGCGGACCACCCCGACGGGCTGGGCATGCCCGTCGCACAGGGCGGCACGAACTTCTCCGGTGGACAGCGCCAGCGCCTCGCCATCGCCCGCGCAGTCGTCCGGCGGCCCGCGGTGTACCTGTTCGACGACGCCTTCTCCGCGCTGGACGTCCACACCGACGCCCGGGTGCGGGACGCGTTGTCCGTGGTGGCTGCCGAGGCCACGGTGATCATTGTCGCCCAGCGCCTTTCGACGGTCGCCGTCGCCGATCAGATCGTCGTACTCGACAACGGCCACGTAGTGGGCGTCGGCACGCATTCCGAACTGATCGAGTCGTGCCCGGTGTACCGCGAATTCGCCGACTCGCAAGCGGTTGTGGCCGGAGGCCTGGCGTGA
- a CDS encoding histidine phosphatase family protein, with amino-acid sequence MTGTRTLILLRHAKSDYPDGVADHDRPLAKRGIREAALAGDWIREHLPAVDAVLCSTATRTRQTLERTGITAPVTYVERLYDATAGIAIEVINGAPEAASTVLVIGHEPVMSSLALSLASLDTSDPDAAGQIAMKYPTSAIAVLHTDRHWSQLELRSATLDQFHIPR; translated from the coding sequence GTGACGGGAACCCGAACATTGATCCTGCTGCGGCACGCGAAATCCGACTACCCGGACGGGGTCGCCGACCACGACCGGCCGCTCGCCAAGCGCGGCATCCGCGAAGCGGCACTGGCGGGCGACTGGATTCGGGAACATCTCCCGGCCGTCGACGCCGTCCTCTGCTCGACCGCCACCCGAACCCGGCAGACGCTCGAACGCACCGGCATCACCGCACCCGTGACCTATGTCGAACGCCTCTACGACGCGACGGCCGGCATCGCCATCGAAGTCATCAACGGCGCGCCGGAGGCGGCGAGCACAGTGCTGGTGATCGGCCACGAACCGGTCATGTCGTCGCTCGCGCTGAGTCTGGCGTCGCTCGACACGAGCGACCCTGACGCCGCCGGCCAGATCGCGATGAAGTACCCGACGTCAGCGATCGCGGTTCTGCACACCGACCGGCACTGGTCGCAGCTGGAGCTGCGCAGCGCCACGCTGGACCAGTTCCACATCCCCCGTTAG
- a CDS encoding exonuclease SbcCD subunit D, which produces MRFVHTADWQLGMTRHFLGGEAQPRYSAARRDAVARLGALCTEVGAEFVVVAGDVFEHNQLDPREVSLSLEAMRAIKIPVFLLPGNHDPLDPASVYTSTLFLAECPPNVTVLDGVHDLRPGVQIVGAPWRSKAPTTDLTGDAVADLPADGVTRIVVGHGGVDVLDPDPTKPALIRLDAVEAAVRRGAVHYVALGDKHSRTEVGSTGRVWYSGAPEVTNYDDIEADSGHVLVVDVDDTDQSVTVESRRVGQWRFVTLRRIVDTDRDIADLDLNLDGLPDKERTVVRLALTGSLTISDKATLDACLDRYARLFAALTTWERHTDLVVVPADGEFSDLGIGGFAAAAVDELVGTASTSGGDADDARAALALLLRLVDRGSAA; this is translated from the coding sequence ATGCGTTTCGTCCACACCGCCGACTGGCAGCTCGGTATGACCCGGCATTTCCTGGGCGGTGAGGCGCAGCCGCGCTACTCGGCCGCACGTCGTGACGCCGTGGCGCGCCTCGGGGCGCTGTGCACCGAGGTGGGTGCCGAGTTCGTCGTCGTGGCGGGGGATGTCTTCGAGCACAACCAGCTCGATCCGCGTGAGGTCAGCCTGTCGCTGGAGGCCATGCGCGCCATCAAGATTCCGGTGTTCCTGCTGCCGGGCAACCACGATCCGCTGGATCCGGCGTCGGTGTACACCAGCACGCTGTTCCTGGCCGAATGCCCGCCGAATGTCACGGTGCTCGACGGCGTACACGATCTGCGGCCCGGGGTGCAGATCGTCGGCGCGCCGTGGCGCTCCAAGGCGCCCACCACGGACCTGACGGGCGACGCGGTGGCCGACCTGCCGGCCGACGGCGTCACCCGAATCGTGGTGGGGCACGGCGGGGTCGACGTCCTCGATCCCGATCCCACGAAACCGGCACTGATCCGGCTGGACGCCGTCGAGGCCGCGGTACGGCGGGGCGCGGTCCACTATGTGGCGTTGGGGGACAAGCACTCTCGCACCGAGGTCGGCAGCACCGGCCGGGTGTGGTACTCCGGTGCGCCCGAAGTCACGAATTACGATGACATCGAAGCGGATTCGGGCCACGTCCTGGTGGTCGACGTGGACGACACGGATCAGTCGGTCACGGTCGAGTCCCGCCGGGTGGGTCAGTGGCGGTTCGTCACGCTGCGCCGGATCGTCGACACGGATCGCGACATCGCCGATCTGGACCTGAACCTCGACGGCCTGCCGGACAAGGAACGCACCGTCGTCCGGTTGGCGCTGACGGGCTCACTGACCATCTCCGACAAGGCCACCCTCGATGCCTGCCTCGACCGCTACGCGCGCCTGTTCGCCGCGCTGACGACGTGGGAACGACACACCGACCTCGTCGTGGTCCCGGCAGACGGCGAATTCTCGGACCTGGGCATCGGTGGGTTCGCCGCGGCGGCGGTCGACGAATTGGTCGGCACCGCAAGCACTTCGGGCGGCGACGCCGACGACGCACGCGCGGCGCTCGCGCTGCTGCTGCGCCTGGTCGATCGGGGGAGTGCCGCATGA
- a CDS encoding cation transporter — protein sequence MSQVLEVQGMSCGHCVASITSAVEPLPGVTGVEVDLKAGTVRVDGEADRAAVAAAIEDAGYDVVQPA from the coding sequence ATGAGTCAGGTACTTGAAGTTCAGGGAATGTCGTGCGGACACTGCGTCGCGTCCATCACCTCAGCTGTCGAGCCGCTGCCCGGCGTAACCGGCGTCGAGGTGGACCTCAAGGCCGGGACCGTACGAGTGGACGGCGAGGCCGATCGGGCCGCCGTTGCCGCCGCCATCGAAGACGCCGGATACGACGTCGTCCAACCAGCATGA